One Methanolobus sp. WCC4 DNA segment encodes these proteins:
- a CDS encoding MFS transporter produces MEGISTERPVNDQKQNSKQRSGYETLKIIVILSASMLTIMGSAAVAPALPEMLEFFSDVPNAGLLVSMVVTLPALGIILSSPFIGIMADRYSRKNILMIALAIFAFVGATGAILNSLYLILAFRILLGVGIAGMTICATALLADNYSGAELKKKIGLQSACMGFGAVVLEVAGGALADISWHAPFYIYLIALLIIPGAMISLSGSKSSNEKDRHTENPDVDRHFKEKKLPLKSIVMIYIATFVLMVLFFSVPTKLPFVLDEKGITSALLIGALISIPGLFGTVGALGQVKVSGFLTEMKTNLFFFIMFGAGIFILSIAPDMPSLIAGLIITGIAFGVINTTNLSWLGRIAPEDSRGRIFSGFTTVLFLGQLVSPLIIQPILKTGTLYDAYAYLGIGGMVLGVIFGIVNVMGVIEQPVLAIEETIGTEAR; encoded by the coding sequence ATGGAAGGAATTTCCACTGAAAGACCAGTAAATGATCAAAAACAGAATTCAAAGCAAAGGTCCGGATACGAGACCTTAAAGATCATTGTCATCCTCAGCGCATCCATGCTCACTATCATGGGTTCGGCTGCTGTTGCACCCGCACTGCCGGAGATGCTGGAATTCTTCTCAGACGTACCGAACGCAGGTCTGCTGGTCTCCATGGTGGTCACATTACCGGCACTTGGTATCATTCTTAGCTCCCCTTTCATCGGCATCATGGCTGACAGATACAGCAGGAAGAACATACTCATGATAGCCCTTGCGATCTTTGCGTTTGTAGGAGCCACCGGTGCTATTCTCAATTCACTCTATCTTATACTGGCCTTCAGGATATTGCTGGGTGTCGGTATCGCAGGAATGACCATCTGTGCCACCGCCCTGCTGGCAGACAACTATTCCGGCGCCGAGCTCAAGAAGAAGATAGGGCTGCAATCCGCATGCATGGGTTTCGGAGCTGTGGTCCTTGAAGTGGCAGGCGGCGCCCTGGCAGATATAAGCTGGCATGCACCTTTCTACATTTACCTCATAGCACTTCTTATAATCCCGGGAGCAATGATCTCCCTCAGCGGGTCAAAGAGCAGCAATGAAAAGGACAGGCACACTGAGAACCCTGATGTTGACAGGCACTTCAAAGAGAAGAAGCTGCCACTCAAAAGCATTGTCATGATCTACATAGCAACATTCGTGCTCATGGTGCTCTTCTTCTCAGTACCTACAAAACTACCGTTCGTCCTGGATGAAAAAGGTATCACATCGGCACTTCTAATTGGTGCTCTGATATCCATCCCCGGACTTTTCGGAACAGTAGGAGCACTGGGACAGGTAAAGGTCTCAGGATTCCTTACAGAGATGAAGACGAACCTCTTCTTCTTCATCATGTTCGGAGCAGGAATCTTTATCCTCTCCATTGCACCTGATATGCCATCACTCATTGCAGGACTGATAATAACAGGCATTGCGTTCGGTGTCATAAACACCACGAACCTTAGCTGGCTTGGAAGGATCGCACCTGAGGATTCCCGTGGAAGGATATTCTCAGGATTTACCACCGTACTCTTCCTCGGTCAGCTCGTGAGCCCACTGATAATCCAGCCAATCCTTAAGACAGGAACTCTCTATGATGCCTATGCGTACCTTGGAATTGGTGGCATGGTCCTTGGAGTGATATTTGGTATCGTCAATGTGATGGGCGTCATCGAGCAACCTGTTCTGGCGATAGAGGAAACCATCGGAACAGAAGCAAGGTAA
- a CDS encoding S8 family serine peptidase codes for MKFKYIVSILILFSAFCISSNAATQDNISEIESYENKISPILKNLYHDYSLEQNSEDIKTSNVLNEQFEQISLNSLPCFLRVAGKLDTNQEQELSDLGVLLGQYLPFEQPVYTAKIPLSSLIKIAELPYIQEINPGYEKGTNELVATSQQINVIPLWDLGYNGNGIEVVVIDSSGVDASNPFISDNIVNQYDIENNNDIAEPENDHGTHCTGIIAANPLIVETPNIFAEHAEVTPGTSQSGNYHFGIINENVDAEHQYDFNDDGDSLDVWNVLLADTSNNNEYDAVYIDFGDGDWLDANEGPFYEFEWTNMNQNDIAPPFSFYPIAQIQEDGSFFEFGIKGIASGSNITVIKASDETEVVAAIFRAVDEYEADVISCSMGWWFTTRDGTDDMCNAVEYAVENGAFFVKSAGNDQSKRCHATGSVREGNIVDFDLTTQIPQYFWGLFGGGTDVYLTWVNPEGVANDLDLVVYDAAGNRVAESSTNSGREESLALAPGTYNVTVEGTSVNEEQVFHLYCTRDTVVGNVQYNQNFAPFSSSNTLTDPGTAPSAFTVGAIYKNTNNVASYSSYGPTNNDIEKPNVVAPGGRWSGFNNNPPYTEVVSTSIINGNNYEVNDSSDYNSRAAGTSMAAPHVAGAAAVILEAEPSFQGKPRVLSHLFELSANNIGFIGWDSESGYGSLNVETALDYKDEAAVLTGLDWLRTSQKSDGSWSNNVGITSLSALCFMNAGYDESDPAVSNAIEYILSRRKSDGTMYDYRPTYGTSLATMALVATHNPDYEDEIEAAKNWLVESQWDEDSLWPSVDKDNWYYGGFGYGSHERPDLSNSQWALMALDAAGLPKDHDLWDKAQVFLARCQNRQENVYISDLDYTVEWNSAYNLYDDGGFIYHPGSTTVGGGQSYGSISGAGIWSLLLCDVDLNDPRMQDALQWADYNDVWDRNPGSAGNPHSSQFYYYVSMSKARILSSDTNNVEQEDWYDELTNNLTQYQNPDGFWINDWDGWLWENNPDLTTAYSILSLQTRIVPEEVQRLSTITFILHSHVDLHVYDPLGRHVGMNYQTGEFEIQIPKATYEKEPEEKLTIPELESGNYRIILIANSDGDYNLEITGSVENNTVFNKNYSGIVEQGEVYESSLNVAMLTGLSIHNKAPTISDNTVSLGTEDSCISVLSDNGIIEDLILLDDSALPLAGKPNVDFPHGFISCNITDLNTGQSVNLTLSYPSVIPENSLYWICQKTEEWYQLPVKSNNGDNIIVIEIKDGGIGDGDGLENGEIIYFCGSCASDEKPLVNAGRDMFVAANEEVQFSGSFSNLEDDSSSICWDFGDGNHAYGTLKPTHTYSENGTYSVMLTITCEDGQQLSDGLSVWVGPLPWDVPTASPFVTASFLGTFMVFLLRRKRKY; via the coding sequence ATGAAATTTAAATATATAGTTAGTATATTGATATTATTTAGTGCCTTTTGCATTTCAAGTAATGCTGCTACACAAGATAATATCTCAGAAATTGAATCGTATGAAAACAAAATATCACCAATTTTAAAGAATCTATATCACGATTACTCATTGGAACAAAATTCAGAAGATATCAAAACTAGCAATGTTTTAAATGAACAATTTGAACAAATTTCTTTAAACTCACTACCATGTTTTTTAAGGGTAGCAGGTAAATTAGATACAAATCAAGAACAAGAATTATCGGATTTAGGTGTTTTGCTGGGACAGTATTTACCGTTTGAACAACCAGTGTATACTGCAAAAATTCCCCTTTCATCCCTAATAAAAATAGCAGAACTTCCTTATATTCAAGAGATAAATCCTGGATACGAAAAAGGAACTAACGAGTTGGTTGCAACTTCCCAGCAAATAAATGTAATTCCTTTATGGGATTTAGGTTATAATGGAAATGGAATTGAGGTTGTTGTTATAGACAGTTCAGGCGTGGATGCCAGCAATCCTTTTATTAGTGACAATATTGTTAACCAGTATGATATTGAGAATAATAATGACATTGCAGAACCTGAAAATGACCACGGTACTCATTGCACAGGAATAATTGCAGCAAACCCGCTTATCGTGGAAACTCCAAATATATTTGCTGAGCATGCTGAAGTTACACCCGGAACTTCCCAGAGTGGGAACTACCATTTTGGTATAATAAATGAAAATGTCGATGCTGAACATCAATATGATTTTAATGATGATGGAGACAGTTTAGATGTATGGAATGTTTTACTTGCTGACACTTCAAATAACAATGAGTACGATGCGGTGTACATAGATTTTGGAGATGGCGACTGGTTGGATGCCAATGAAGGTCCATTCTACGAATTTGAATGGACAAACATGAATCAAAATGACATAGCTCCACCTTTTTCATTTTATCCAATTGCCCAGATTCAAGAAGATGGTTCTTTTTTTGAATTTGGAATAAAAGGAATCGCATCTGGTTCCAACATTACTGTAATAAAGGCTTCTGATGAAACTGAAGTGGTTGCAGCGATATTTCGGGCAGTTGACGAGTATGAAGCAGATGTTATAAGTTGTAGTATGGGATGGTGGTTTACAACTCGTGATGGAACTGATGATATGTGCAATGCAGTTGAATATGCAGTCGAAAATGGTGCTTTTTTTGTAAAATCGGCTGGAAACGATCAAAGTAAACGATGCCATGCTACAGGTTCTGTGAGAGAAGGAAATATTGTAGATTTTGATTTGACCACACAAATTCCACAATATTTCTGGGGCCTTTTTGGAGGAGGAACAGATGTATATCTTACTTGGGTAAATCCTGAAGGTGTAGCAAATGACTTGGATTTGGTTGTCTACGATGCCGCTGGTAATAGAGTAGCTGAGTCTTCAACTAATTCAGGGAGAGAAGAATCACTTGCTTTAGCTCCTGGAACTTATAATGTAACTGTAGAAGGAACTTCAGTAAATGAAGAGCAGGTTTTTCATTTGTATTGCACTCGCGATACTGTTGTAGGCAACGTTCAATATAATCAAAATTTTGCCCCATTTAGCTCTTCAAACACTTTAACTGACCCTGGTACTGCACCATCCGCTTTCACAGTAGGAGCTATCTATAAAAACACTAATAATGTTGCAAGTTATTCAAGTTATGGACCGACAAACAATGATATTGAAAAACCTAATGTTGTTGCTCCTGGTGGGCGATGGTCTGGTTTTAACAATAATCCTCCTTACACAGAGGTAGTATCTACATCCATAATCAATGGAAACAATTATGAAGTAAATGATTCTTCAGATTATAATAGTCGAGCTGCAGGAACTTCAATGGCAGCTCCACATGTAGCTGGTGCAGCTGCAGTCATACTTGAAGCAGAACCAAGTTTTCAAGGAAAACCAAGAGTACTATCTCATCTATTCGAATTGTCAGCAAACAATATAGGTTTTATTGGATGGGATTCTGAATCAGGCTACGGATCATTGAACGTTGAAACTGCATTAGATTATAAGGATGAAGCTGCTGTTTTAACTGGGCTTGACTGGTTAAGAACAAGTCAAAAGTCAGATGGGTCTTGGAGTAATAACGTTGGTATAACGTCTCTGTCTGCTCTATGTTTCATGAATGCTGGCTATGACGAAAGTGATCCTGCTGTCAGCAATGCAATTGAATACATTTTAAGTAGAAGAAAATCTGATGGCACGATGTATGATTACCGCCCAACATACGGTACTTCTCTTGCTACTATGGCACTTGTAGCAACCCACAATCCAGACTATGAAGATGAAATTGAAGCTGCAAAAAATTGGCTTGTTGAATCTCAATGGGATGAAGATAGCCTATGGCCTTCAGTTGATAAGGATAATTGGTATTATGGAGGGTTTGGTTATGGTAGTCACGAAAGACCGGACCTTTCCAATTCCCAATGGGCTTTAATGGCTCTGGATGCAGCAGGTTTGCCAAAAGATCATGATCTATGGGACAAAGCACAGGTATTTTTGGCAAGGTGCCAGAACAGGCAGGAAAATGTGTACATTTCAGATTTAGACTACACAGTTGAATGGAACTCTGCGTATAATCTGTACGATGATGGTGGTTTTATTTATCATCCCGGATCAACCACAGTTGGTGGAGGACAATCGTACGGAAGCATTTCAGGAGCTGGAATTTGGTCCTTGCTTCTTTGCGACGTTGATTTGAATGATCCTCGAATGCAGGATGCTTTGCAATGGGCTGATTACAACGATGTTTGGGATAGGAATCCGGGTTCTGCAGGCAATCCACATTCGAGTCAGTTCTACTACTATGTATCAATGTCAAAAGCCCGTATATTATCATCAGACACTAACAATGTGGAACAAGAAGACTGGTATGATGAATTAACAAACAATTTGACACAATACCAAAATCCAGATGGTTTTTGGATAAACGACTGGGATGGATGGCTTTGGGAAAATAATCCAGATCTTACAACGGCTTATTCGATATTATCTCTTCAGACAAGGATAGTTCCTGAAGAGGTCCAGAGACTCTCAACAATAACTTTCATTCTTCATTCTCATGTAGACTTGCATGTCTATGATCCTCTTGGCAGACACGTAGGAATGAACTATCAAACTGGTGAATTTGAAATTCAAATACCTAAGGCTACATACGAAAAAGAGCCTGAGGAAAAGTTAACTATACCTGAGCTTGAAAGTGGTAATTATCGTATTATATTAATTGCCAACAGCGATGGAGATTATAATTTGGAAATAACTGGATCAGTTGAAAATAATACGGTTTTCAACAAGAACTATTCAGGTATTGTTGAGCAGGGCGAGGTATACGAATCATCGTTGAATGTAGCAATGCTAACAGGTCTCTCGATTCACAATAAAGCACCTACCATTTCTGACAACACTGTTTCCTTAGGTACAGAAGATAGTTGTATTTCTGTACTTTCAGACAATGGAATAATTGAGGATCTTATCCTTTTAGATGACTCTGCTCTCCCCTTAGCTGGAAAGCCTAACGTTGATTTTCCACATGGATTTATTTCCTGCAACATTACCGACTTGAATACTGGACAGTCAGTAAATCTTACATTGAGTTATCCTTCAGTTATACCTGAAAACTCACTGTATTGGATATGTCAGAAAACAGAAGAGTGGTATCAACTTCCAGTCAAATCAAATAATGGAGATAACATAATTGTAATAGAGATAAAAGATGGTGGTATAGGTGATGGAGATGGGCTTGAAAACGGTGAAATTATTTATTTCTGTGGATCATGTGCTTCAGATGAAAAACCACTGGTAAATGCAGGAAGAGATATGTTTGTTGCTGCTAATGAAGAGGTTCAATTTTCCGGTTCATTTAGCAATCTTGAAGATGATTCATCATCAATCTGTTGGGATTTCGGAGATGGAAACCATGCTTATGGTACTCTAAAACCAACACATACTTACTCAGAAAATGGAACCTATTCTGTGATGCTGACTATAACATGTGAGGATGGTCAACAATTATCAGATGGTTTAAGTGTATGGGTGGGTCCACTTCCTTGGGATGTACCGACAGCAAGTCCTTTTGTAACAGCCAGCTTTTTGGGTACCTTCATGGTATTTTTGTTAAGGAGGAAAAGGAAGTATTAA
- a CDS encoding NTF2-like N-terminal transpeptidase domain-containing protein, with translation MKKATTITIMSLVMAVLLTAGCAGIGGSPTKTVENFVSQFDEGNYDTCYDLMSSEYKQNTGLADFVDICKDVNPDKYEFIEVTKEYVDEDTAVVDVLVNESSVAIKFSLKNLIEVEPEFEETTKEIELVKQEDEWKITEFPYALT, from the coding sequence ATGAAGAAAGCAACGACAATTACTATAATGTCCTTAGTAATGGCAGTTCTTCTTACTGCCGGATGTGCGGGTATCGGAGGCAGTCCGACAAAGACAGTGGAGAACTTCGTGTCGCAGTTCGATGAAGGGAACTATGACACATGTTATGACCTGATGTCATCCGAATACAAGCAGAATACAGGCCTTGCAGACTTTGTAGATATCTGCAAGGATGTCAACCCTGACAAGTACGAGTTCATTGAAGTGACAAAGGAATATGTTGATGAGGATACTGCAGTTGTGGATGTCCTTGTGAATGAATCCAGCGTAGCTATCAAGTTCTCACTTAAGAACCTCATTGAGGTCGAACCTGAGTTCGAGGAGACCACAAAGGAGATAGAACTCGTAAAGCAGGAAGATGAATGGAAGATAACAGAATTCCCCTATGCTCTGACCTGA
- a CDS encoding sugar-specific transcriptional regulator TrmB, producing the protein MSDDELFAWVFDVDRRVILMESMKRHSVLKASFIAQETSRSIQNISHALKEFREKGFITCLNPEKTTWKKYIVNENGKLLLKRLDNFCN; encoded by the coding sequence ATGTCTGATGATGAACTTTTTGCGTGGGTATTCGACGTTGACCGGCGAGTGATCCTGATGGAATCCATGAAAAGGCATTCGGTACTGAAAGCATCTTTCATAGCACAGGAAACAAGCAGGTCCATACAGAACATAAGTCATGCTCTAAAGGAATTCAGGGAAAAGGGCTTCATTACATGTCTTAATCCTGAAAAAACAACATGGAAAAAGTATATCGTCAATGAAAATGGGAAACTGTTATTGAAAAGACTTGATAATTTCTGCAACTGA
- a CDS encoding MarR family transcriptional regulator, protein MKYIPLGAYISMTYRSHFVRINNQMKELGLSSGQFHVLMVLADQQGITQDFLAGSLLIDKGTVARAVNILEKNGIVRRIPDENNRRAVLVYLTEKGEELIPLVENIDREWEEAVLRDFTEEEKEQAKALLRKIAQNSYANAYEKGDRKWKEFPLKDQ, encoded by the coding sequence ATGAAATACATACCCCTCGGAGCATACATCTCAATGACCTATCGCAGTCATTTTGTGAGAATAAACAACCAGATGAAAGAGCTTGGACTCTCATCAGGCCAGTTCCATGTACTCATGGTACTTGCCGACCAGCAGGGTATTACACAGGATTTCCTTGCCGGATCACTGCTCATTGACAAAGGAACCGTTGCCAGAGCTGTGAACATTCTTGAGAAAAATGGTATTGTCAGACGTATCCCGGATGAAAATAACCGTAGGGCTGTGCTCGTTTATCTGACCGAGAAAGGTGAAGAGCTCATTCCTCTGGTGGAGAACATAGACAGAGAATGGGAAGAAGCTGTTTTAAGAGACTTTACAGAAGAAGAAAAAGAACAGGCAAAGGCATTGCTCCGCAAGATAGCGCAGAACAGCTATGCAAATGCTTACGAAAAAGGTGACAGAAAATGGAAGGAATTTCCACTGAAAGACCAGTAA
- a CDS encoding dihydrofolate reductase family protein, whose translation MRDVILLITCSLDGFIAAEDGNVDWLLGEDEYDFDAFLDGVDTLLMGYTTYKQVLGFGKWPYEGKECYVFTKEHLHSKDDNVVFSNDPVGTTENLMLGTGGAIWVVGGPSIISPLLNKNLINEFRITIQPVILGKGIPLFKDIKKSIRLKLKSTQRYDSGIVDLVYGLH comes from the coding sequence ATGCGCGATGTAATATTATTGATAACATGCAGCCTTGATGGCTTTATAGCAGCGGAGGACGGGAACGTTGACTGGCTGCTGGGGGAAGATGAATATGACTTTGATGCCTTCCTTGATGGAGTGGACACTCTGCTAATGGGTTACACAACCTACAAGCAGGTCCTTGGTTTTGGAAAATGGCCCTACGAAGGCAAGGAATGCTACGTATTCACAAAAGAACATCTACACTCTAAAGATGATAATGTGGTGTTCTCAAATGACCCCGTAGGTACCACTGAGAATCTCATGCTCGGTACAGGAGGAGCTATATGGGTAGTGGGCGGTCCCTCTATCATATCTCCGCTTCTTAACAAAAATCTCATCAACGAATTCAGGATAACGATACAGCCTGTAATACTCGGTAAAGGCATACCACTTTTCAAAGACATAAAAAAGAGCATCAGGCTTAAGCTCAAAAGCACGCAAAGATATGATTCTGGTATCGTGGATCTTGTTTATGGTCTGCACTAA
- a CDS encoding thiamine pyrophosphate-binding protein encodes MEEMNGAEILVKSLEDLGVKQIFGYTGAAILPVFHALEKSDIDIVINSNEQSAAFSAAGYSRSSNEVGVAIVTSGPAITNTLTSVADAYGDSIPLVVIAGQVPAHKIGTDSFQHINVEGIFGEAAKKVMLVSDGDDLEAIIKDAYYFARSGKPGPVVIDIPLDKQQKMHEYQDINIMRFEESYHDDRHLCEEQCEEFFRLFLNSKRPLLYLGGGLNSEAGSHAIREFNEYFRIPSVNTLMAKGVVDGRDDINLGMLGMFGTPYANMLIQENDFFFAIGVRWDDRVAEKVGFAIGTDIAYIDINPEKMHQIKIERGPKFTFIGDAATAIMDLLNYAKKHNITLDIHQWQERARSLKRSWPLDYNRESEFIQSAEVMSLLSEYIDGNTMVTTGVGNQQMLAAQYLPMQKAKSFMTSGSFGTMGFSMPTSIGVQYANPEARVIAIDGDGSLRMNLGELHTIASLDLPIKILMINNRSDGMVQNLQDAAYDGKRTGTQRPKDVRFADIATSFGFNFAERITDRSELKAGMEAFLNSEGPSFLEICTDREEVLYPKVPAGGAYKDMILGPYIKEVNDSGM; translated from the coding sequence ATGGAAGAAATGAATGGAGCAGAAATATTAGTTAAAAGTCTGGAGGACCTTGGGGTCAAACAAATTTTCGGTTATACCGGAGCGGCGATACTGCCGGTCTTCCATGCACTTGAGAAGAGTGACATCGATATAGTCATCAATTCAAATGAGCAGTCGGCGGCTTTCAGTGCTGCCGGTTATTCACGGTCCAGTAACGAGGTCGGTGTTGCAATAGTCACATCCGGACCTGCGATCACCAATACGCTGACCAGTGTTGCTGATGCCTATGGTGACAGCATTCCGCTCGTTGTTATAGCAGGTCAGGTCCCGGCACACAAGATAGGTACCGATTCCTTCCAGCATATCAATGTTGAGGGAATCTTCGGAGAAGCTGCAAAGAAGGTTATGCTCGTTTCTGATGGGGATGACCTCGAGGCTATCATCAAGGATGCATACTACTTTGCCAGATCAGGTAAACCCGGGCCTGTTGTCATAGATATCCCGCTGGACAAACAGCAGAAGATGCACGAGTACCAGGACATCAACATCATGAGGTTCGAGGAAAGTTACCACGATGACAGACATCTCTGTGAGGAACAGTGCGAGGAGTTCTTCCGTTTGTTCCTGAACTCAAAAAGACCACTTCTCTATCTCGGTGGAGGTCTCAATTCTGAAGCCGGAAGCCATGCCATCCGGGAGTTCAACGAATACTTCAGGATACCTTCGGTCAACACTCTCATGGCAAAAGGTGTCGTTGACGGGCGGGATGATATCAACCTCGGAATGCTCGGGATGTTCGGAACACCCTATGCTAACATGCTCATACAGGAGAACGACTTCTTCTTCGCCATCGGTGTCCGCTGGGATGACAGGGTCGCTGAGAAGGTCGGGTTTGCAATAGGCACCGATATAGCCTATATCGATATCAACCCTGAGAAGATGCACCAGATAAAGATAGAACGAGGGCCTAAGTTCACATTCATCGGGGATGCTGCCACAGCTATAATGGACCTGCTCAACTATGCTAAGAAGCATAATATTACTCTGGATATCCACCAGTGGCAGGAACGTGCAAGATCCCTGAAGAGGTCCTGGCCGCTGGACTACAACCGTGAGTCAGAATTCATCCAGTCTGCCGAGGTCATGTCCCTGCTGTCTGAATATATCGATGGGAACACAATGGTCACAACAGGTGTCGGCAACCAGCAGATGCTTGCAGCCCAGTATCTTCCAATGCAGAAAGCAAAGTCCTTCATGACCTCCGGTTCCTTCGGTACCATGGGCTTTTCCATGCCAACATCCATCGGTGTCCAGTACGCGAACCCTGAAGCAAGGGTCATAGCCATCGACGGTGACGGCAGTCTCAGAATGAACCTTGGAGAACTTCACACCATTGCATCACTTGACCTGCCCATCAAGATACTCATGATCAACAACAGGAGTGATGGAATGGTCCAGAATCTTCAGGATGCCGCTTATGATGGAAAGAGGACCGGAACACAGAGACCAAAGGACGTCCGCTTTGCTGATATCGCCACATCCTTCGGCTTTAATTTCGCAGAAAGGATAACCGATAGAAGTGAGCTCAAAGCTGGGATGGAAGCCTTCCTGAACTCAGAAGGACCATCTTTCCTTGAGATCTGTACGGACAGGGAAGAGGTCCTGTATCCGAAGGTTCCTGCAGGTGGAGCATATAAAGATATGATCCTGGGTCCGTATATCAAGGAGGTTAATGACTCTGGTATGTGA
- a CDS encoding class I SAM-dependent methyltransferase translates to MNLTDIIEFTQKPQLYAEGNAVMWTDAHISEQLLNIHLNPDIDLASRKRSSIEITVDWIFDSVNMEKMNILGLGCGPGLYCEMMAERGHRVTGVDFSKNSIEYARRQARSKGLDIEYVNQNYLELTEENRYDLVMMVFTDLGVLKPHEREILIRNVHRALKPGGTFIFDVLSDLDLETKVSERSWEMEESGFWKDSPYLTLSDSFLYPEEKVILYQHIVMDESDNSSVYRFWTHFFASDDLKPMLEPEGFEDIECFDDVLPDIDMWNGENVLFCRSRKVIGEMDA, encoded by the coding sequence ATGAATTTAACAGATATTATTGAGTTTACACAGAAGCCACAGCTATACGCTGAAGGAAATGCGGTTATGTGGACGGATGCCCACATTTCGGAACAGTTGTTGAACATCCACCTTAACCCGGATATCGATCTGGCAAGCCGGAAAAGGTCAAGTATCGAGATCACGGTTGACTGGATCTTTGATTCGGTCAACATGGAAAAGATGAACATCCTCGGCCTCGGATGCGGTCCGGGCCTGTATTGCGAGATGATGGCCGAAAGAGGCCACCGGGTCACAGGTGTTGATTTCTCTAAGAATTCCATTGAATATGCCAGAAGGCAGGCCAGAAGCAAAGGTCTGGATATCGAGTATGTGAACCAGAACTATCTCGAACTCACGGAGGAGAACAGGTACGACCTTGTGATGATGGTCTTCACAGATCTCGGTGTCCTGAAACCACATGAAAGGGAGATACTCATCAGGAACGTCCATAGGGCCTTAAAGCCGGGAGGAACCTTCATCTTTGATGTCCTGAGCGACCTTGACCTCGAAACTAAGGTCTCGGAAAGGTCGTGGGAGATGGAAGAGAGCGGCTTCTGGAAGGACAGCCCATACCTGACACTCTCGGATTCTTTCCTGTACCCTGAAGAGAAGGTGATACTGTACCAGCATATCGTGATGGACGAGTCTGACAATTCCAGTGTCTATCGCTTCTGGACACATTTCTTTGCGTCAGATGATTTGAAACCGATGCTTGAGCCGGAGGGCTTTGAGGACATCGAATGTTTTGATGATGTGCTGCCAGACATTGATATGTGGAACGGGGAGAATGTGCTGTTCTGTAGATCAAGGAAGGTTATTGGGGAAATGGATGCCTGA
- a CDS encoding carbonate dehydratase yields MLLQNPDKQEPNISKSAWISETAIVLGNVTIGDNVYVAHNAVIRADEPGSSIVIGDNCNIQDGVILHGLSGSEVVIKDNTSLAHGCIVHGPCTLGSGCFIGFGAVVFDCNVGDDVVILHNATVRGVEIPSCRVINDGQVIVNQEAVEGLDDICSDLEKFKASVINANLDLIKGYTDLACKK; encoded by the coding sequence ATGTTATTACAAAATCCTGATAAACAAGAACCAAACATAAGCAAGAGCGCATGGATATCTGAAACAGCCATTGTACTTGGTAACGTGACTATCGGAGACAACGTCTATGTGGCCCACAATGCGGTCATCAGGGCAGATGAACCTGGTTCATCCATTGTCATAGGTGACAATTGCAATATACAGGACGGTGTGATACTGCACGGACTTTCCGGATCAGAAGTGGTGATCAAAGACAACACATCACTTGCACACGGATGTATCGTTCACGGACCATGTACCCTTGGAAGCGGATGTTTTATCGGATTCGGTGCTGTCGTATTCGACTGCAATGTCGGAGATGATGTGGTCATCCTTCACAACGCAACAGTGCGCGGCGTTGAGATACCTTCATGCAGAGTTATCAATGACGGACAGGTAATTGTCAACCAGGAAGCTGTGGAAGGACTGGATGATATCTGCTCTGACCTTGAGAAGTTCAAAGCCTCGGTCATAAATGCAAATCTTGACCTGATCAAGGGTTACACTGACCTAGCCTGTAAAAAGTGA